One genomic region from Arthrobacter pigmenti encodes:
- a CDS encoding homoserine dehydrogenase codes for MNTPDKTDLNSAVSPSTLRVALLGCGNVGSQVARILLTDADNLAARIGARLELTGIAVRSIDAPREAELPRELFTTDAESLVEAADIVIELMGGIEPARTLILRAIDHGATVVSGNKALLAQDGPTLYERADAAHVQLSYEAAVAGAIPILRPIRDSLSGDRITRVLGIVNGTTNYILDQMDTTGAQFADALADAQRLGYAEADPTADIEGHDAAAKAAILASLSFHTRFALENVHCQGITSVTAEDIASAKDAGYVIKLLAIAELLKDEAGDDGVSVRVHPTLLPREHPLAAVRGAFNAVFIEAENAGELMFYGQGAGGTPTASAVLGDVVSAARRMVLGGPGRTETTTGHVPALSIDTVNTSYYIGLDVADQPGVLARIAHLFAEHGVSIETMRQTIHAAEAGGAASAELRIVTHRATEAALATTVKHIQDLDVINAVTSVLRVEGV; via the coding sequence ATGAACACCCCGGACAAGACCGACCTCAACAGCGCCGTCTCTCCCAGCACCCTGCGCGTAGCGCTCCTTGGCTGCGGGAACGTCGGCTCGCAGGTTGCGCGCATCCTCCTGACGGACGCCGATAACCTCGCCGCCCGTATTGGCGCGCGGCTTGAGCTGACAGGCATTGCTGTCCGGTCCATTGACGCACCGCGGGAGGCGGAGCTGCCGCGGGAACTCTTCACCACCGACGCCGAGTCCCTGGTTGAGGCAGCGGACATCGTGATCGAGCTTATGGGGGGCATCGAACCCGCCCGCACCCTGATCCTGCGCGCCATAGACCACGGAGCCACCGTAGTCAGCGGGAACAAGGCACTGCTGGCCCAGGACGGGCCAACGCTTTATGAGCGGGCCGACGCGGCACACGTGCAGCTGTCCTACGAAGCTGCCGTGGCCGGAGCCATTCCCATCCTCCGTCCCATCCGCGACAGCCTCTCGGGCGACCGCATTACCCGGGTGCTCGGGATCGTCAACGGCACCACCAACTACATCCTCGACCAAATGGACACCACTGGCGCGCAGTTCGCGGACGCTCTGGCCGACGCGCAGCGGCTCGGCTATGCGGAGGCCGATCCCACCGCTGACATCGAGGGCCACGACGCCGCGGCAAAGGCAGCCATCCTCGCTTCGCTTTCCTTCCATACCCGGTTTGCGCTGGAAAACGTGCACTGCCAGGGAATCACCTCGGTCACCGCGGAAGACATCGCATCGGCGAAGGACGCCGGGTACGTCATCAAGCTGCTGGCGATCGCTGAACTGCTGAAGGATGAAGCAGGCGACGACGGCGTCAGCGTCCGTGTGCACCCCACCCTCCTGCCGCGGGAACACCCGCTTGCAGCCGTGCGCGGTGCGTTCAACGCGGTATTCATCGAAGCGGAGAACGCCGGGGAACTCATGTTCTACGGGCAGGGTGCCGGAGGTACGCCGACGGCGTCCGCCGTGCTCGGCGACGTCGTCAGTGCGGCGCGGCGCATGGTCCTCGGCGGTCCGGGCCGGACCGAGACCACCACCGGCCATGTGCCGGCACTGAGTATCGACACGGTGAACACCAGCTACTACATCGGCCTTGATGTTGCCGACCAGCCCGGTGTCCTCGCGAGGATCGCGCACCTTTTCGCCGAGCATGGTGTCTCGATTGAAACCATGCGCCAGACCATTCACGCAGCCGAAGCCGGCGGGGCGGCCAGTGCGGAACTGAGGATCGTCACGCACCGGGCCACCGAAGCAGCTCTCGCCACAACCGTGAAACACATCCAGGATCTGGACGTCATCAACGCGGTGACCTCCGTCCTCCGAGTAGAGGGAGTCTGA
- the lysA gene encoding diaminopimelate decarboxylase has translation MASPSPLAPEWLELPEDANRLNPALWAQDVARSASGVLTVAGIPVTELAEQFGTPLFVVSEDDFRARARSFRSAFDTAFKDLCGGVDVYYAGKSFLCSEIAHWVSEEGMRLDTASGGELAVAMRAGLNGRQLALHGNNKSDAEINRALDLDVGRIVVDSLYELGRVGALAEARGATANVMLRLTPGVHAHTHEFIATAHEDQKFGLSLAPSSSDRESPAAQAVAAALDHPCVRLLGVHSHIGSQIFEPAGFELAARRLLGFLAEVRDRHGIELHELDLGGGYGIAYTEADTPRPPTEIAQAMADVVRSACAEHGLRVPRISIEPGRAIVGPTTFTLYRAGTTKTVQVDTDGGTHPRRYVSVDGGMSDNARPVLYDADYSAVLASRSSFQEPVLTRVVGKHCESGDIVVRSVYLPTDALGGDLIAVPGTGAYCWSLASNYNYLTRPPVVAVRNGSARLIVRGETEEDLLSRDVLRQDTTDRATLEAGA, from the coding sequence GTGGCTTCTCCTTCACCGCTCGCTCCCGAGTGGCTCGAACTGCCCGAGGACGCCAACCGGCTCAACCCAGCCCTGTGGGCACAGGACGTCGCACGTTCAGCCTCGGGTGTCCTGACCGTTGCCGGGATTCCGGTTACCGAACTCGCTGAACAGTTCGGCACGCCGCTCTTCGTTGTGTCCGAAGACGATTTCCGTGCCCGCGCCCGAAGCTTCCGTAGCGCCTTCGACACCGCATTCAAGGACCTGTGCGGCGGAGTCGACGTCTATTACGCGGGCAAATCGTTCCTCTGCAGCGAGATTGCGCACTGGGTGTCCGAGGAGGGCATGCGCCTGGACACCGCATCCGGTGGAGAGCTTGCCGTCGCGATGCGCGCAGGTCTGAATGGACGGCAGCTTGCGCTGCACGGCAACAACAAGTCCGACGCCGAGATCAACCGGGCGCTGGATCTTGACGTCGGTCGCATCGTCGTCGACAGCCTGTATGAACTGGGGCGCGTCGGCGCGCTCGCCGAGGCCCGCGGCGCAACGGCGAATGTCATGCTTCGCCTCACGCCGGGCGTACATGCACACACGCACGAGTTCATTGCCACAGCGCATGAAGACCAGAAATTCGGACTCTCCCTCGCGCCGTCGTCGTCGGACCGGGAATCACCCGCCGCCCAGGCCGTTGCAGCCGCCCTGGATCACCCGTGCGTCCGGTTGCTCGGGGTTCACAGCCACATCGGCTCGCAGATCTTCGAGCCCGCCGGATTCGAGTTGGCTGCCCGTCGGCTGCTGGGCTTCCTCGCGGAGGTCCGGGACCGCCACGGTATCGAACTGCACGAGCTCGATCTGGGCGGCGGCTACGGCATCGCCTACACCGAGGCCGACACCCCACGGCCCCCCACTGAAATCGCACAGGCGATGGCCGACGTCGTACGCAGCGCCTGCGCCGAACACGGACTTCGGGTGCCACGCATCTCGATCGAACCGGGACGGGCCATTGTCGGGCCGACAACATTCACGCTCTACCGGGCGGGAACCACCAAGACGGTGCAGGTCGATACCGACGGCGGCACCCACCCCCGCAGGTATGTTTCGGTTGACGGCGGGATGAGCGACAACGCGCGGCCGGTGCTGTACGACGCCGATTATTCGGCGGTACTGGCGTCCAGGTCTTCGTTCCAGGAACCGGTTCTGACACGCGTGGTCGGCAAGCATTGCGAGAGCGGGGACATCGTTGTGCGCAGCGTGTACCTGCCGACGGACGCGTTGGGCGGTGACCTGATCGCCGTGCCGGGCACCGGTGCGTACTGCTGGTCGCTCGCGAGCAACTACAACTACCTCACCCGGCCGCCCGTCGTCGCGGTCAGAAACGGTTCCGCCCGCCTGATCGTGCGCGGCGAAACAGAGGAAGACCTCCTGTCCCGTGACGTACTGCGGCAGGACACTACCGACCGAGCAACTCTTGAAGCAGGAGCCTGA
- the argS gene encoding arginine--tRNA ligase produces MTPEELSSAISSCLKDAVAAGEISVELPGEVRVERPKSREHGDWATNIALQLSKKAGMNPRAFAEILKGRLEGLDGVASVDIAGPGFLNIRLEAGAAGELARTIVEAGPAYGNSNALIGTKINLEFVSANPTGPIHLGGVRWAAVGDALARMFQSQGAEVTREYYFNDHGAQIDRFARSLYASAKGNPTPEDGYGGDYIVDIKDRVLQIAPDILELPADAALERFRAVGVDLMFGDIKNSLHNFGVDFDVYFHEHSLFADNFVGGLLEQLKASGNLFFEGGAWWLKSTEFGDDKDRVVIKSDGSPAYIAGDIGYFVNKRQRGFDLNIIMLGADHHGYVARLKAAAAALGDNPDTVEVLIGQMVNLMKDGQPVRMSKRAGTVVTLEDLVDVVGVDAARYTLARFSADSNIDIDLDLLTKRSNENPVFYVQYAHARTHAVQRNAESAGVDTSAFDAAALSHATEGELLAALGQFPGVVAQAVTFREPHRVARHLEVIAGTYHRWYDACRISPIGDAPVEDVHRTRLWLNNATKQVLANGLGLLGVSAPERM; encoded by the coding sequence GTGACTCCCGAAGAACTCTCCTCAGCAATCTCCTCATGCCTTAAAGACGCCGTCGCCGCCGGCGAAATCTCTGTGGAGTTGCCGGGAGAAGTTCGAGTCGAGCGGCCCAAGAGCCGCGAGCACGGCGACTGGGCCACCAACATCGCCCTGCAGCTGTCCAAGAAGGCGGGGATGAACCCGCGGGCCTTCGCCGAGATCCTCAAAGGGAGGCTCGAAGGGCTCGACGGCGTTGCCTCGGTCGACATCGCCGGGCCCGGCTTTCTGAACATCCGGCTGGAGGCGGGCGCTGCCGGCGAACTGGCACGGACAATCGTTGAGGCGGGGCCAGCGTACGGAAACTCCAATGCGTTGATCGGCACGAAGATTAACCTGGAATTCGTTTCTGCCAATCCCACGGGCCCCATTCACCTGGGCGGTGTTCGCTGGGCGGCCGTCGGCGACGCGCTCGCCCGGATGTTTCAGTCCCAAGGGGCAGAAGTTACGCGGGAATACTATTTCAACGACCATGGAGCACAGATCGATCGGTTTGCCCGGTCGCTCTACGCAAGTGCCAAGGGCAACCCCACACCTGAGGACGGTTACGGCGGTGACTACATCGTCGACATCAAGGACAGGGTGCTGCAGATCGCCCCTGACATCCTTGAACTGCCAGCCGACGCGGCGCTTGAGCGGTTCCGCGCTGTGGGTGTCGACCTGATGTTCGGTGACATCAAGAACTCCCTCCATAATTTCGGCGTTGACTTCGATGTCTACTTCCACGAGCATTCGCTGTTTGCCGACAACTTCGTCGGTGGACTGCTGGAACAATTGAAAGCATCGGGGAACCTCTTCTTCGAGGGAGGGGCCTGGTGGCTGAAGTCCACCGAGTTTGGTGATGACAAGGACCGCGTGGTCATCAAGTCGGACGGCAGTCCCGCCTACATCGCTGGTGATATCGGGTATTTCGTCAACAAACGGCAGCGCGGCTTCGACCTGAACATCATCATGCTCGGTGCGGATCATCACGGCTATGTTGCACGTCTGAAGGCGGCTGCCGCGGCCCTGGGCGATAACCCGGACACCGTCGAGGTTCTGATCGGTCAGATGGTGAACCTGATGAAGGACGGACAGCCCGTCCGCATGTCCAAACGGGCCGGGACAGTGGTCACGCTTGAGGACCTTGTTGACGTCGTCGGGGTCGACGCGGCGCGCTACACTCTTGCCCGGTTCTCCGCCGATTCCAATATTGACATCGACCTTGATCTGCTCACCAAGCGAAGCAACGAGAACCCCGTTTTCTACGTTCAGTACGCCCACGCGCGCACCCACGCTGTTCAACGCAACGCGGAATCGGCCGGTGTGGATACCAGTGCGTTCGATGCCGCTGCTTTGTCCCACGCCACCGAAGGCGAACTGCTGGCCGCCCTCGGCCAGTTCCCCGGCGTCGTCGCTCAGGCAGTGACGTTCCGCGAGCCGCATCGTGTGGCCCGCCACCTCGAAGTGATCGCGGGAACGTACCACCGCTGGTATGACGCATGCCGGATCTCACCCATCGGTGACGCTCCTGTCGAGGACGTGCATCGCACTCGCCTGTGGCTCAACAATGCAACCAAACAGGTACTCGCCAACGGGCTCGGGCTCCTTGGGGTTTCGGCACCGGAGCGGATGTAA
- a CDS encoding FAD:protein FMN transferase: MSPAALQHSVRFEAIGTTWQIDTLAELSAGARAAVVGLVEEYDGVYSRFRADSRIAGLAYGGTVELPPHGEHLGSLYRTLYRLTEGAMSPLVGGSLEQLGYDADYSFTPAGSPCSAPVWDERFDWTGNVIKAQAPVILDVGAAGKGQLVDLVSQTLKAFGYAEHTVDAGGDTIHHGLPITVALEHPYNTGSAIGVVPLADQALCASASNRRRWSDGLHHVLDATTGRCVDKVVATWVLAGDALHADALATALFLVPPEILLAEFDFEYVRVHSDGRAQFSSSLAGALF, from the coding sequence GTGAGCCCTGCAGCGCTTCAGCACAGCGTGAGGTTCGAGGCGATCGGCACCACCTGGCAGATCGATACCTTAGCTGAGCTGAGTGCTGGGGCGCGCGCCGCCGTCGTCGGGCTCGTTGAAGAGTACGACGGCGTGTACTCGCGGTTCCGGGCGGACTCGCGCATTGCGGGTCTCGCCTACGGGGGGACGGTGGAGCTTCCGCCCCATGGCGAACACCTCGGTTCGCTGTACCGGACCCTGTACCGGCTCACCGAGGGGGCAATGTCTCCGCTGGTCGGCGGCTCGCTGGAGCAGTTGGGGTACGACGCCGACTATTCCTTCACCCCGGCCGGCAGCCCATGTTCCGCACCGGTATGGGACGAACGCTTCGACTGGACCGGCAACGTCATCAAGGCGCAGGCGCCGGTCATCCTTGACGTCGGTGCCGCGGGCAAAGGGCAACTTGTGGATCTGGTGTCGCAGACGCTGAAGGCATTCGGTTATGCGGAGCACACCGTCGATGCCGGTGGGGACACAATTCATCACGGGTTACCTATAACGGTTGCGCTTGAGCACCCGTACAACACCGGCTCAGCGATCGGCGTCGTCCCGCTGGCCGATCAGGCGCTCTGTGCGTCTGCCTCCAACCGGAGGCGCTGGAGCGACGGCCTGCACCACGTACTGGATGCAACAACCGGCCGATGCGTGGATAAGGTGGTGGCAACGTGGGTTTTGGCGGGCGACGCACTGCACGCAGATGCGCTGGCCACGGCCCTCTTCCTTGTCCCACCCGAGATCCTCCTGGCGGAGTTCGACTTCGAATACGTCAGGGTGCACTCGGACGGGCGCGCGCAATTCTCGTCATCCCTGGCAGGAGCACTGTTCTAG
- a CDS encoding ferredoxin--NADP reductase encodes MFSRLDSLLGRITMYRLVLVLLLILAFYAFGLSALDLLAFTPTELGATLAAALIASWGGTRIMALMLRTRPHTESSLITGLLLFFVMFPSDTPTGVGGIALAGLIAAASKYLMAFRGRHIFNPAAFGAVAVTLLGLSAAAWWAANPAMLPLVLIFTLLLLYRTRKLSMGAVFVIVAVGILVVRLMAGGTSPTEALQLVFGSYPVLFLLGFMLTEPLTLPPRRWQQLLIAGIVAVVLALQISIGPVFLGPEFALLIGNAVAFAMGQRRRIRLRYTGSRRLTPTSTEVQFTPERPVRFRPGQYMELTLPHARPDRRGLRRIFSISSTPDDGTVRFGLRLSDPPSTFKNALLQLKPGAPVDATTVAGDFVLPDDPSVPLLLFAGGIGVTPFLSQLGASHPSSERDIVLVYVVSSANELAYAEELADARVHLFCPDDPGKLPATWTRGGGSFPTAEELRSLVPDLPKRRVYLSGSPATLARAKPLIREAGGRSVQTDAFLGY; translated from the coding sequence ATGTTCAGTCGACTCGATTCGCTTCTCGGGCGGATCACCATGTATCGTCTCGTCCTCGTCCTGCTCCTGATCCTTGCTTTTTACGCGTTCGGATTGTCGGCACTCGACCTCCTGGCCTTCACGCCGACCGAGCTGGGGGCGACACTCGCGGCGGCGCTCATCGCATCGTGGGGCGGCACCCGGATCATGGCGTTGATGCTCAGGACCCGGCCGCATACCGAGTCCTCCCTCATCACCGGTCTGCTGCTGTTCTTCGTGATGTTTCCCTCCGATACCCCTACGGGGGTCGGCGGAATCGCTCTCGCGGGACTGATCGCGGCGGCCTCGAAGTACCTCATGGCATTCCGCGGCCGGCACATCTTCAACCCGGCCGCGTTCGGCGCCGTCGCCGTCACCCTGCTTGGATTGAGCGCCGCCGCCTGGTGGGCCGCCAATCCGGCCATGCTGCCGCTGGTACTGATTTTCACCCTGTTACTGCTTTACCGGACACGGAAACTGTCTATGGGTGCGGTGTTCGTGATCGTCGCCGTCGGAATCCTGGTTGTGCGGCTCATGGCCGGTGGTACGTCGCCGACCGAAGCCCTGCAGCTCGTGTTCGGCTCGTATCCCGTGCTCTTTCTCCTTGGGTTCATGCTCACCGAGCCGCTGACGTTGCCACCGCGGCGATGGCAGCAGTTGCTGATCGCGGGCATAGTCGCCGTCGTTCTCGCCCTACAGATCAGTATCGGTCCGGTCTTCCTCGGCCCGGAATTCGCCCTGCTGATCGGCAACGCCGTTGCCTTCGCGATGGGGCAAAGACGCCGGATCCGGTTACGTTACACAGGCTCACGCCGGCTCACCCCGACCAGTACAGAGGTCCAGTTCACGCCGGAGCGACCGGTCCGGTTCCGCCCCGGCCAGTACATGGAGCTGACTCTGCCGCACGCGCGCCCCGACCGGCGCGGCCTGCGCCGCATCTTCAGCATCAGTTCCACGCCCGACGACGGCACTGTCCGCTTCGGTCTGCGCCTCTCCGATCCACCGAGCACCTTCAAAAACGCGCTCCTGCAGCTGAAGCCCGGGGCGCCTGTCGATGCAACAACCGTGGCGGGCGACTTTGTACTCCCCGACGATCCTTCGGTGCCGCTGCTGCTCTTCGCCGGCGGCATCGGCGTCACTCCTTTCCTCAGCCAGCTGGGAGCTAGCCACCCCTCATCCGAACGCGACATCGTGCTCGTCTACGTCGTCAGCAGCGCCAACGAGCTTGCCTATGCCGAGGAACTCGCAGATGCACGGGTTCACCTCTTCTGTCCGGATGATCCAGGCAAACTTCCTGCCACCTGGACCCGTGGAGGGGGCAGCTTTCCCACCGCGGAGGAGTTGCGCTCCCTGGTTCCGGATCTGCCGAAGCGCCGGGTGTACCTGTCGGGTTCGCCGGCCACCCTCGCGCGCGCCAAACCGCTCATCAGGGAGGCGGGCGGAAGGTCGGTTCAAACCGACGCATTCCTCGGGTATTAA
- a CDS encoding DUF4129 domain-containing protein, which yields MRTFRVIIADPLLVFGVLTVLLIVVAAGFVGPLTALSPALDLDGGQLRPSAEPSPTATEAVADESTESPESSGNNVAFLAFAIILLAIAFFLIRFLLSLRGERYRTEDQPDYLDEHTSPEARESVRRSVVVGLESAEDALSGPSASRDAVIACWLALEGATAAAGTPRKRQETTSEYTTRVLATFRAASDDVAFLQRLYHRARFGGHSSTAISDAELERARGALRSITVAVGRAVPKNGPART from the coding sequence ATGCGCACGTTCCGGGTTATAATCGCTGATCCGCTGCTGGTTTTCGGAGTCCTCACCGTCCTCCTCATTGTCGTTGCTGCCGGGTTCGTGGGTCCGCTCACCGCGCTGTCTCCAGCCCTTGATCTGGATGGCGGCCAACTGCGGCCCAGTGCCGAGCCGAGCCCAACCGCCACCGAGGCTGTAGCGGATGAATCCACGGAATCCCCTGAGTCCTCGGGAAACAACGTCGCCTTCCTCGCCTTTGCGATTATCCTGCTGGCCATAGCCTTTTTCCTCATTCGGTTCCTGCTCTCGCTCAGAGGTGAGAGATACCGGACCGAAGACCAGCCCGACTACCTTGATGAGCACACCTCTCCCGAAGCCCGCGAAAGTGTCCGGCGCTCCGTCGTCGTCGGACTCGAAAGCGCCGAGGACGCGCTGTCCGGGCCGTCGGCGTCACGCGATGCGGTGATCGCCTGCTGGCTGGCCCTTGAGGGCGCGACGGCGGCTGCCGGAACTCCGCGCAAGCGGCAGGAGACCACGTCCGAATACACGACGCGAGTCCTGGCGACGTTCCGGGCGGCGTCCGACGACGTCGCTTTCCTTCAGCGCCTCTATCACCGGGCAAGGTTCGGCGGCCACTCATCCACTGCTATCAGCGACGCCGAGCTTGAGCGGGCCCGTGGCGCCCTGAGGAGCATCACCGTCGCGGTCGGAAGGGCAGTCCCCAAGAACGGTCCGGCCCGCACATGA
- a CDS encoding AAA family ATPase, whose translation MTQSLTPEDAATRCGDVLREVGTVVVGMDTTLKLALGAVLAGGHVLFEDLPGLGKTLAAKTLAQALGLDFRRLQCTPDLLPSDVTGSSIFDPAARSFNFLPGPVFTNLLLADEINRTSPKTQSALLEAMAEAQVSVEGRTLTLEQPFHVFATANPIEFEGTYPLPEAQLDRFLIRVDVGYPETQAEHDIIQRRLNRGSEVAAVRTVVQAAELLMMRETANAIAVDPDVIDYAVRLTAATRAHDAVDVGASPRGSQALVLLGRALALMDGRTFVLPEDIKLAAKPVLAHRLTLTPGSWARGVRAEDTVAEVVNRVATPTTASARER comes from the coding sequence ATGACCCAGAGTCTTACTCCCGAGGACGCCGCCACACGATGCGGCGACGTCCTGAGAGAAGTCGGGACGGTGGTCGTCGGAATGGACACCACCCTCAAGCTGGCACTCGGTGCGGTGCTCGCCGGCGGCCATGTGCTATTCGAGGACCTGCCCGGACTTGGCAAGACGCTGGCCGCGAAGACCTTGGCGCAGGCCTTGGGCCTGGACTTTCGCCGCCTGCAATGCACACCTGATCTGCTGCCGTCGGATGTGACCGGCTCATCGATCTTCGATCCGGCCGCCCGCAGCTTCAACTTTCTTCCCGGCCCCGTGTTCACCAATCTGCTGCTCGCCGATGAGATCAACCGCACCTCCCCCAAGACGCAGTCCGCGCTCCTGGAGGCAATGGCTGAGGCACAGGTTTCTGTCGAAGGACGCACCCTCACGCTCGAACAGCCCTTCCACGTCTTTGCCACGGCCAACCCCATCGAGTTCGAAGGCACCTACCCGCTGCCGGAAGCGCAGCTGGACCGCTTCCTGATCCGGGTCGATGTGGGCTACCCGGAAACCCAGGCCGAGCACGACATCATTCAGCGCCGTCTGAACCGAGGCTCAGAGGTGGCCGCGGTGCGCACGGTAGTGCAGGCCGCCGAGCTGCTGATGATGAGGGAGACCGCGAACGCCATCGCGGTGGATCCTGACGTCATCGACTACGCGGTACGTCTCACAGCCGCAACGCGTGCACACGACGCCGTCGACGTCGGGGCCTCCCCTCGCGGATCCCAGGCTCTGGTATTGCTCGGGCGGGCACTCGCGCTGATGGATGGCCGAACCTTTGTGCTTCCCGAAGACATCAAGCTCGCGGCCAAACCGGTCCTGGCGCATCGCCTCACCCTGACGCCGGGCTCGTGGGCACGCGGCGTGCGCGCCGAGGATACCGTCGCCGAAGTGGTGAATCGGGTTGCCACGCCAACCACCGCATCTGCCCGTGAACGGTAA
- a CDS encoding DUF58 domain-containing protein: MGRPDVAVLGLPLAVAASSGWAALLRSGGRRPSQNEGQPVTFRIKEARTDSDDGRRTFHVVSDGPPGAALIEAVAPGRPAISALIPVGGPYAISVPVPRSGRARVLSAGAAVVSLDGIMRQPPAELDPVHLTVLPRVTETRLLPLPFRLRGHTGEHTSRNSGDGGELRSIDAFRPGDQLRRIDWRATARQSADQDRLFVRRTYAHSEAGVHLLLDTAFDYPSHVRAWFPVRSVPVAGEGSLHLSREAATRLAASYLSVGDKVGLNELSGRHWPLRAAGGHRQLEIIRTHLALMTASPRRDRASREAGVPAGSLVYVFSPFTDEEPARLMRAWRAAGHRVIGIDTLPILEGSAASPSGRRAVRLVLLHRRQVLNGLAADGVPVFGYRGERMQPEAETLDTLPGQLPLDVGLATLRGPVRRGTHAVGGRA; the protein is encoded by the coding sequence ATGGGCAGGCCCGATGTCGCAGTCCTCGGGCTGCCGCTGGCTGTCGCGGCATCCTCGGGTTGGGCAGCTCTTCTTCGTAGCGGTGGCCGCAGACCTTCACAGAATGAGGGTCAACCCGTGACGTTCCGGATTAAGGAGGCCCGGACCGATTCCGACGACGGTCGGCGCACTTTTCATGTTGTCTCCGACGGACCTCCCGGCGCCGCGCTGATCGAGGCAGTCGCTCCGGGGCGCCCTGCGATCTCGGCCCTCATCCCGGTTGGCGGGCCATATGCCATCTCCGTACCGGTGCCGAGATCCGGGCGGGCGCGAGTGCTGTCTGCGGGCGCCGCCGTCGTCAGCCTCGACGGCATCATGCGTCAACCACCCGCCGAGCTCGACCCGGTGCACCTCACCGTCCTTCCCCGCGTGACTGAGACCCGCCTGCTCCCGCTCCCGTTCCGCCTGCGCGGACACACGGGCGAGCACACCTCGCGCAACAGCGGCGATGGCGGCGAGCTCCGCAGCATCGATGCCTTCCGACCTGGGGACCAGCTGCGTCGCATTGACTGGCGTGCAACCGCCCGGCAGTCAGCGGACCAGGATCGGTTGTTCGTACGCAGGACCTACGCGCACTCTGAAGCGGGCGTCCACCTGCTTCTCGATACAGCCTTTGATTATCCGTCCCATGTGCGTGCCTGGTTCCCAGTACGCAGCGTGCCTGTGGCAGGTGAGGGTTCGCTTCACCTCTCCCGGGAAGCAGCAACCCGCCTTGCTGCTTCCTATCTTTCTGTAGGCGACAAGGTGGGTCTCAACGAACTTTCGGGGAGGCACTGGCCGCTGCGCGCAGCAGGTGGGCACCGGCAACTGGAGATCATCCGGACGCACCTGGCACTCATGACCGCCAGTCCCCGAAGAGACCGCGCGTCCAGGGAAGCCGGCGTACCGGCGGGATCACTCGTCTACGTGTTCAGCCCGTTCACCGATGAGGAGCCCGCCAGACTGATGCGTGCGTGGCGGGCCGCCGGGCACCGGGTCATCGGGATCGATACCCTTCCTATCCTCGAAGGCAGCGCCGCATCGCCGTCGGGCCGGCGGGCTGTGCGGCTGGTCCTCCTGCACCGGCGGCAGGTACTCAATGGGCTGGCAGCGGACGGCGTACCGGTCTTCGGTTACCGGGGAGAGAGAATGCAGCCGGAGGCCGAAACGCTCGATACACTGCCCGGCCAGCTTCCGCTCGATGTCGGTCTCGCAACTCTCCGCGGCCCGGTGCGACGGGGAACCCACGCAGTCGGCGGACGCGCATGA
- a CDS encoding DinB family protein — MDICKELTDQLQWHWENQARPRLDGLTDEEYFWEPVPGCWSVRPRGMGSAPLQVGGGDYVIEFAIPEPVPAPVTTIAWRFGHILVGVLGQRLASHFGGAPVTYETFHYPATAADALEQLDVMYADWSRAVSDLSLEEMSRAVGPAEGPFAEAPMGALVQHINREMIHHLSEMALLRDLWAHRFAGEVTSAAGA, encoded by the coding sequence ATGGACATCTGCAAGGAACTGACCGACCAACTTCAGTGGCACTGGGAGAATCAGGCGCGGCCGCGGCTGGACGGGTTGACTGATGAGGAGTATTTCTGGGAGCCGGTGCCCGGATGCTGGAGCGTACGCCCTCGCGGTATGGGCTCGGCACCGCTGCAGGTTGGTGGGGGAGACTACGTCATCGAGTTCGCTATTCCCGAGCCGGTACCGGCACCGGTCACTACCATCGCCTGGCGGTTCGGCCACATCCTCGTCGGCGTGCTCGGCCAACGCCTAGCCTCCCACTTCGGTGGGGCACCGGTCACTTACGAGACCTTCCATTATCCGGCCACGGCCGCGGACGCGCTGGAGCAACTGGACGTCATGTACGCGGACTGGTCGCGGGCTGTGTCGGACCTTTCACTTGAGGAGATGTCGCGGGCGGTGGGTCCCGCTGAGGGGCCATTCGCAGAGGCGCCGATGGGTGCCCTTGTGCAGCACATCAACCGGGAAATGATCCACCACCTCTCCGAGATGGCGCTGTTGAGGGATCTGTGGGCCCACAGGTTCGCCGGGGAGGTCACTTCCGCCGCAGGAGCCTGA